One genomic segment of Novisyntrophococcus fermenticellae includes these proteins:
- a CDS encoding GntR family transcriptional regulator codes for MAWNLDSGRPIYTQLVERIELSIVSGHYKPGDKLPSVRELAVEAGVNPNTMQKAMAELERGGLLHAERTSGRFITEDKGMIDKMREELAKIQIREFMEKMSQMGFGKEEILNLLRKSLEGEKE; via the coding sequence ATGGCATGGAACTTAGATTCCGGAAGGCCAATCTACACACAGTTAGTAGAGCGAATTGAACTTTCCATTGTTTCCGGTCATTATAAACCGGGTGATAAATTACCGTCTGTGCGGGAACTGGCTGTTGAAGCTGGTGTAAATCCCAACACGATGCAGAAAGCTATGGCAGAACTCGAAAGAGGAGGGCTGCTTCATGCAGAGAGAACAAGCGGAAGATTTATAACGGAGGATAAGGGTATGATCGATAAGATGAGGGAGGAACTGGCAAAAATCCAGATTCGGGAATTTATGGAAAAAATGAGTCAGATGGGGTTTGGAAAAGAAGAGATTCTTAACTTACTTCGTAAAAGTCTGGAGGGGGAAAAGGAATGA
- a CDS encoding ABC transporter ATP-binding protein → MSTILECKGLSKHYGKKQAVKSIDLSLESGRIIGLLGPNGSGKTTLIKLINSLLSPSEGTLLIDGKLPGAETKEIVSYLPERTYLDENQKVSDTLDFFEDFYADFDRTRAMDMLKRLSIDPTERIKTLSKGTREKVQLILVMSRRAKLYCLDEPIAGVDPAARDYILDTIINNYDENATILISTHLISDVENILDEVIFIKDGQIRLQTAVDDIRVKQGKSVDALFREVFRC, encoded by the coding sequence ATGAGCACAATTTTGGAATGCAAGGGGTTATCGAAGCATTATGGAAAAAAACAGGCAGTAAAATCTATTGACTTGTCACTGGAATCCGGAAGAATTATCGGCCTGCTTGGGCCAAACGGGAGCGGAAAGACAACATTGATTAAATTAATTAATAGTTTGCTGTCACCATCAGAGGGTACACTGCTGATTGATGGAAAGCTGCCCGGAGCGGAGACGAAGGAGATTGTTTCTTATCTTCCGGAGCGCACATATCTGGATGAAAATCAGAAGGTTTCAGATACACTGGATTTTTTTGAAGATTTTTATGCGGATTTTGACAGAACCCGCGCGATGGATATGCTGAAGCGCTTATCAATTGATCCGACAGAAAGAATTAAAACATTGTCCAAAGGAACAAGGGAAAAAGTACAGTTAATATTGGTTATGAGCAGAAGAGCAAAGCTATATTGCCTGGATGAGCCAATTGCAGGTGTTGATCCGGCGGCCAGAGATTATATCTTAGATACCATTATCAATAATTATGATGAAAATGCAACGATACTTATCTCGACCCACCTGATATCGGATGTGGAAAACATTTTGGATGAAGTGATTTTCATAAAGGATGGACAAATCCGTCTGCAGACAGCAGTAGATGACATTCGTGTAAAACAGGGGAAATCAGTGGATGCACTGTTCAGGGAGGTGTTCAGATGCTAA
- a CDS encoding helix-turn-helix domain-containing protein — MKEYLYSLTSKRKLNDGNYVTYMKGVLHPDRTMKDHDFIYMLEGEWEIWMDQKPYLMKAGDVLMLRAGVHHFSKELCLPGTKIMFLHIKEEESCDLASFPPLISCGHAPQIKDLFSSLISLHHNRSTYVTDSEITASLNLLLCQLFRIAEDSRDTEKYAVVSEAVKIMESRPEYFYSLSEITDLLNVSVKTLNKKFHEVFDMSAYQYQMDLKLKAVHSFLTQHPDEKLKTAAQNFGFYDEFYLSKMYKKKYGISPSAARTPL, encoded by the coding sequence ATGAAAGAATACTTGTACTCATTAACTTCAAAGCGAAAACTTAATGACGGGAATTACGTCACATATATGAAGGGTGTGTTGCATCCGGACCGGACTATGAAAGATCATGATTTTATATATATGCTGGAAGGTGAATGGGAAATATGGATGGATCAAAAGCCCTATCTTATGAAGGCGGGAGATGTCCTCATGTTAAGAGCGGGAGTTCATCACTTTAGTAAAGAGCTTTGTCTTCCGGGTACGAAAATTATGTTTCTGCATATTAAGGAAGAAGAATCCTGCGATCTGGCCTCCTTCCCCCCACTGATTTCCTGTGGTCATGCACCGCAGATTAAAGATCTGTTCTCTTCCCTCATTTCCCTACACCATAACAGGAGCACATATGTGACAGACTCTGAAATAACGGCTTCCCTGAATCTTTTATTATGTCAACTGTTTCGTATTGCTGAAGACAGCCGGGATACCGAAAAATATGCAGTTGTTTCAGAAGCAGTCAAAATCATGGAATCCAGACCAGAATACTTCTATTCTCTAAGTGAGATTACGGATTTACTCAACGTTTCAGTGAAAACTTTAAATAAGAAATTTCATGAGGTTTTTGATATGTCTGCTTATCAATATCAGATGGATTTGAAATTGAAAGCGGTGCATTCCTTTCTTACACAACATCCGGACGAAAAGCTGAAAACCGCTGCACAGAATTTTGGGTTTTATGATGAATTCTACTTAAGTAAGATGTATAAAAAAAAGTATGGAATCTCTCCTTCGGCTGCACGGACACCGCTTTAA
- a CDS encoding ABC transporter ATP-binding protein → MRQTKWLWSQMKAYRKRYIFLVAVILIPIVMQLINPLITQMIVDQVVMKIPQNKGDMQELIDKLIKLLLLMVMFMAVRTFVWRYAIVGIEECGQRFLYDFKKQMFHKLQNLDRGFYKRNETGDLMTRLTSDAEMGKHGIVTLFRGFLEAFTLYLATTIYMMSKDVLLTLALMVFTPMIFFVTFRFSRTARPYYMKLREKLSRLNSNAQENIEANRVIKAFAREAFEEENFLEKNTNYKEANIKASFVWLRFYPAIEGFSQALPIVVLVLGGIFLMNGRITAGTFLAFNSLCWTLAAPMRNLGILVNDTQRFLASVDKLIELYEAEPSVKNKSGALVEKDELEGKIEFRDVSVKLEHTDVLEHVNLTIMPGETVAVMGPTGSGKTTLINCINRFIDVTDGAVLIDNVDVRDYDLKVLRKNIGIANQDVFLFSDTINRNIAFGNSMLPTDQIERFARLARADFVWRMQNGFDTMVGERGTGLSGGQKQRLALARAIAVKPSILILDDTTSAVDMNTESEIRDNLVRMPERATKIIIAQRYFSAMKADKIIILNNGHVAEVGTHKELLAKRGYYTDIYLLQRGISSLEEDIYTQYEETEVLNHG, encoded by the coding sequence ATGCGTCAGACGAAATGGCTCTGGTCACAGATGAAAGCTTACAGGAAACGATATATTTTTCTGGTAGCAGTTATCCTGATTCCAATTGTTATGCAGCTGATCAATCCACTGATCACGCAGATGATTGTAGATCAGGTCGTAATGAAGATTCCACAGAATAAGGGGGATATGCAGGAGCTGATTGATAAACTTATAAAGCTTTTGCTTTTGATGGTTATGTTTATGGCCGTGCGAACCTTTGTATGGCGATATGCCATCGTCGGAATAGAGGAATGTGGACAGAGATTCCTGTACGACTTCAAGAAGCAGATGTTCCACAAGCTTCAGAATCTGGATCGTGGATTTTACAAAAGAAACGAAACCGGAGATTTGATGACGAGGCTTACATCGGATGCCGAGATGGGAAAGCATGGGATTGTAACCTTGTTCAGAGGCTTTTTGGAGGCTTTTACCCTGTATCTGGCCACAACTATCTATATGATGTCAAAAGATGTGTTGTTGACACTGGCACTCATGGTATTTACTCCGATGATATTTTTTGTGACATTTAGGTTTTCAAGAACCGCGAGACCATATTATATGAAACTGAGAGAGAAGCTCTCAAGGCTTAACAGCAACGCACAGGAAAATATAGAGGCGAATCGGGTCATCAAAGCCTTCGCCCGAGAAGCCTTTGAAGAAGAAAATTTTCTCGAAAAAAACACAAACTATAAAGAGGCTAATATTAAGGCATCCTTTGTATGGCTTAGGTTTTATCCCGCAATAGAGGGATTCTCCCAGGCACTTCCAATTGTTGTGCTGGTGCTGGGCGGCATCTTTCTTATGAATGGAAGAATCACTGCAGGAACCTTTCTGGCATTTAACAGTCTGTGCTGGACACTCGCCGCTCCGATGAGAAACTTAGGGATTTTGGTTAATGACACCCAACGGTTTCTGGCATCGGTTGATAAACTGATCGAACTGTATGAGGCGGAACCATCTGTAAAGAATAAAAGCGGAGCGCTTGTTGAGAAAGATGAGCTTGAAGGTAAGATTGAGTTCCGGGATGTAAGCGTAAAACTGGAACATACGGATGTACTGGAACATGTCAATCTGACAATTATGCCGGGAGAAACTGTTGCGGTGATGGGGCCTACAGGTTCGGGAAAGACAACTTTAATCAACTGCATCAATCGTTTTATCGATGTGACAGATGGGGCCGTTCTTATTGATAATGTGGATGTCAGGGATTATGACCTGAAAGTGCTTCGGAAAAATATCGGTATTGCAAATCAGGATGTTTTTCTGTTCTCTGATACGATTAACCGGAATATCGCATTTGGAAACAGTATGCTTCCCACAGATCAGATCGAAAGATTTGCCCGTCTTGCGAGAGCTGATTTTGTGTGGCGTATGCAAAATGGATTTGATACGATGGTGGGTGAACGGGGAACCGGGCTGTCAGGGGGACAGAAGCAACGTCTGGCACTGGCCCGCGCTATTGCCGTGAAACCTTCTATATTAATACTGGATGATACAACATCTGCCGTGGATATGAATACAGAAAGCGAAATTCGGGATAACCTTGTCAGGATGCCGGAAAGGGCGACAAAGATTATTATAGCCCAAAGATATTTTTCTGCAATGAAGGCTGACAAGATTATAATATTAAATAATGGTCATGTTGCGGAAGTCGGAACCCATAAAGAACTACTTGCAAAACGTGGTTACTATACGGATATTTATTTGCTGCAGAGAGGAATCAGTTCCTTGGAGGAAGACATATATACGCAATATGAAGAAACGGAGGTGCTGAACCATGGCTGA
- a CDS encoding ABC transporter ATP-binding protein — protein MADRNRFDQDERLEEEFNIGHLKRTFVYIRKRKNAMLQALLFSAVSSVFSLIPAKIIGYAVDNTIPNGDVRQLLLLAAAVAAIVSVSVTLAVIRARIMTKVGQDIIFDIRMDLFRKLQELPFTYYDERPHGKILVRVINYVNNVSDMLSNGMINFVLEIFNILFILAFMFTTSVKLTLIIFAGVPVLVFGLSKLKPRQRRAWQDVSNKGSNMNAYLQESINGVAISQNFVRQGENEEIFDELNRSNYESVMHAVRLAYWTPNMVDLTAVTAIAFMYLTGVAWLRPAISFGVILVMGDYAWRMWQPIINIANLYNQLLNTLSYLERIFEIIDEPVYLTDAEDAKELPPITGDVDFEDVTFAYEKGFNILEHMNLHVSAGESIALVGPTGAGKSTIVNLLSRFYDVTGGCVRIDGHDLRDVTMHSLRSQMGVMQQDGFIFSGTIADNVRYGRLDATQEEIEEACKAVHADEFIRDMEQGYETVVEEKGSILSQGQKQLIAFARTLIRDPKILILDEATSSIDTKTERLVQEGLDRLMEGRTTFAVAHRLSTIKNCDKILYISDKGISEMGTHSELMKQKGKYYDMVTAQM, from the coding sequence ATGGCTGACAGAAACAGATTCGATCAGGATGAACGGCTTGAAGAGGAATTTAACATCGGGCATCTGAAGAGAACCTTTGTATACATCAGGAAGAGAAAAAATGCTATGCTTCAGGCACTTCTCTTTTCCGCCGTTTCATCTGTTTTTTCATTGATACCTGCTAAAATCATCGGATATGCCGTGGACAATACGATTCCGAACGGCGATGTAAGACAGCTTTTGCTTCTGGCTGCTGCAGTTGCAGCTATTGTGTCTGTTAGTGTTACACTGGCTGTGATACGTGCAAGAATTATGACCAAGGTGGGGCAGGATATCATCTTCGATATACGAATGGATTTATTCCGAAAGCTTCAGGAACTGCCGTTTACATACTATGATGAGAGACCACACGGGAAGATTCTGGTACGTGTCATCAATTATGTCAACAATGTGTCCGATATGCTTTCTAATGGCATGATTAACTTTGTGCTTGAGATTTTTAATATCCTGTTTATTCTGGCCTTCATGTTTACGACAAGTGTAAAATTAACCCTGATTATATTTGCAGGGGTGCCTGTTCTGGTTTTTGGGCTTTCAAAGCTAAAGCCCAGGCAGCGAAGGGCATGGCAGGATGTCAGCAATAAAGGCTCCAACATGAACGCGTATCTTCAGGAAAGTATCAACGGAGTTGCGATTTCACAGAACTTCGTAAGGCAGGGAGAGAATGAAGAAATCTTTGATGAACTGAATCGCAGCAATTATGAGTCGGTGATGCATGCCGTCCGGCTTGCGTACTGGACGCCGAATATGGTAGACTTAACAGCAGTTACAGCAATTGCTTTTATGTATCTGACAGGCGTGGCATGGCTGCGTCCTGCAATCAGCTTTGGAGTCATACTGGTTATGGGGGACTATGCCTGGAGGATGTGGCAGCCGATTATCAACATAGCAAACCTCTACAATCAGCTGCTGAATACGTTGTCCTATCTGGAGCGTATCTTTGAGATTATTGATGAGCCGGTTTACCTGACCGATGCAGAGGATGCCAAGGAACTCCCTCCGATTACCGGGGATGTGGATTTTGAAGATGTTACATTTGCATATGAAAAGGGATTTAATATTCTGGAGCATATGAATCTCCATGTAAGTGCGGGAGAGAGCATCGCACTCGTAGGACCGACCGGAGCCGGGAAATCCACGATTGTAAACCTTTTGTCCAGATTCTACGATGTCACAGGAGGATGTGTGAGAATAGACGGACACGATCTTCGTGACGTAACGATGCATTCTCTTCGAAGTCAGATGGGAGTGATGCAGCAGGATGGGTTTATCTTCTCAGGAACCATAGCCGATAATGTCAGATACGGACGGCTGGATGCCACCCAGGAAGAGATTGAGGAAGCTTGTAAGGCGGTTCACGCAGATGAGTTTATCCGTGATATGGAACAGGGATATGAGACGGTGGTTGAGGAAAAGGGGAGTATCCTGTCACAGGGACAAAAGCAGTTGATTGCATTTGCCCGAACTCTGATCCGGGATCCCAAAATCCTGATTCTGGACGAAGCAACATCATCCATTGACACAAAGACAGAAAGGCTGGTGCAAGAAGGGCTTGACCGCCTGATGGAAGGAAGAACGACTTTTGCTGTGGCGCACCGGCTCTCCACAATTAAAAACTGTGATAAGATTCTTTATATATCGGATAAGGGGATTTCGGAGATGGGAACACATAGTGAATTGATGAAACAAAAGGGGAAATACTACGATATGGTAACCGCCCAGATGTGA
- a CDS encoding aldo/keto reductase — protein sequence MYQASSTRYQDMKYARCGNSGLQLPSVSLGFWHNFGDIASYENMKQLCFTAFDNGITHFDLANNYGPAPGSAEKNLGLILKENFGSYRDELIISTKAGYDMWEGPYGNWGSRKYLLASLDQSLQRMGLDYVDIFYHHRMDPETPLEETMGALAQAVACGKALYVGLSNYDGETLEKAARILEELHCPFIINQNRYSIFDRTIEQNGLKETSEKLKKGIISFSPLAQGMLTDRYLGGIPEDSRIKADGRFLKASSLTQERLSQVQKLNEIAKTRGQTLAEMALGWILRDGLVTSVLIGASKPSQILDNIGALRNTSFTKEELNLIDTVALG from the coding sequence ATGTATCAGGCATCATCAACACGTTATCAGGATATGAAATACGCCCGTTGCGGAAACAGCGGACTTCAATTACCGTCCGTTTCCTTAGGATTCTGGCACAATTTCGGCGATATCGCTTCCTATGAGAATATGAAGCAGCTTTGCTTTACCGCATTTGACAATGGAATTACCCACTTTGACCTGGCCAATAATTATGGCCCTGCGCCGGGCAGTGCTGAAAAGAACCTGGGGCTTATACTGAAAGAAAACTTCGGGTCTTACCGCGATGAACTGATTATCAGTACAAAAGCCGGTTATGATATGTGGGAGGGTCCTTATGGCAACTGGGGAAGCCGGAAATATCTTCTGGCAAGTCTGGACCAAAGCTTGCAGCGTATGGGGCTGGATTATGTCGACATATTTTATCATCATCGCATGGATCCGGAGACTCCGCTGGAAGAAACCATGGGTGCACTTGCACAGGCTGTTGCATGTGGAAAGGCACTATATGTGGGGCTTTCAAATTATGATGGAGAAACTTTGGAAAAGGCAGCACGTATACTGGAGGAACTGCATTGTCCGTTTATCATCAACCAGAATCGTTACTCCATCTTTGACCGGACGATTGAGCAGAATGGACTAAAAGAAACTTCTGAAAAACTGAAAAAAGGAATCATTTCATTCAGCCCTCTGGCGCAGGGAATGCTGACGGACCGATATTTAGGCGGAATTCCGGAGGACAGCAGGATCAAGGCAGACGGACGTTTTCTGAAAGCATCTTCTCTGACACAGGAACGCTTAAGTCAGGTACAAAAACTCAATGAAATAGCAAAGACCCGGGGTCAGACTCTGGCGGAGATGGCTCTTGGCTGGATTCTTCGTGATGGACTTGTAACAAGTGTTCTGATTGGTGCGTCTAAGCCCTCACAAATTTTGGATAATATCGGAGCTTTAAGAAACACATCATTTACGAAAGAGGAACTGAATCTGATTGATACCGTTGCTCTGGGATAA
- a CDS encoding ATP-binding protein, translating into MKDFLVRICSIELKGFKNTEYGLLEMPSVINGGCFSKKSDILGIYGQNGSGKTAVIEAMAIIQKLLMGNSLPEETVQYISKEMNRCSILVSFVISVHGKQSKVEYSVVLSRIDGNKFEIAQETLSSAVWGDEKFEKKKVLLHFELNDSQVKFTPNYRYNSIVNHEEENRINFGVAYKLAQKEHRSFIFSEESRRVFLSAPEEASTEYAYIIRTLNGYAGINLFVISSAHAGSISMDYLLPFAFRIDTGDTIVKGSLPVRLDEPSLLGQKHFEMVRQMIDEMNVVLQTLIPGLFIGVHDFGEQLLENGGTGHRIQLISRRGDVVIPLKYESEGIVKIISILNALMCVYNDPSMCLVIDELDSGIYEYLLGELISVFDKSAKGQLIFTSHNLRALEMLHKSSVIFSTTNPKKRYMRMQNTKTNKNLRDSYLRCITLGGQKEEVYAETDTVEIGRAFRRVGKVVRDGRED; encoded by the coding sequence ATGAAAGATTTTCTGGTCCGCATATGTTCTATTGAATTAAAGGGATTTAAGAACACGGAGTATGGCCTGCTGGAAATGCCGTCTGTAATAAATGGCGGCTGTTTTTCAAAAAAGTCAGATATTTTGGGAATCTATGGGCAAAATGGTTCCGGGAAAACGGCAGTGATAGAAGCAATGGCCATCATTCAGAAGCTGCTTATGGGGAATTCACTGCCTGAAGAAACAGTCCAGTATATTTCGAAAGAGATGAATCGCTGTTCTATCCTTGTATCCTTCGTTATTTCTGTACACGGAAAGCAATCTAAAGTGGAATATTCAGTTGTGCTAAGTCGTATAGACGGAAATAAGTTCGAAATAGCACAGGAAACTTTAAGTTCAGCCGTGTGGGGGGATGAAAAGTTTGAAAAGAAAAAAGTTTTGCTTCATTTTGAACTGAATGATTCACAGGTGAAATTCACCCCAAACTATCGTTATAATTCTATCGTAAATCATGAAGAAGAAAATCGGATTAACTTTGGCGTGGCATATAAACTAGCACAAAAAGAGCATAGGTCTTTTATCTTCAGCGAGGAGAGCAGGCGTGTATTTTTATCGGCGCCGGAAGAGGCTTCCACAGAGTACGCTTATATTATCCGCACCCTGAATGGATATGCCGGTATAAACCTGTTCGTGATATCAAGTGCACATGCAGGGAGTATCAGTATGGATTATCTGCTTCCCTTTGCATTCCGGATTGATACAGGAGATACAATTGTGAAAGGCAGCTTGCCGGTACGTCTGGACGAACCTTCTTTGCTGGGCCAGAAGCATTTTGAGATGGTCCGGCAAATGATAGATGAAATGAACGTTGTTCTGCAGACGTTGATCCCGGGACTTTTCATAGGCGTACATGACTTTGGAGAGCAGCTTTTAGAAAATGGCGGGACAGGACACAGAATTCAGCTGATTTCCAGGCGGGGAGATGTGGTGATACCGCTTAAATATGAATCAGAAGGAATTGTTAAAATCATTTCTATTCTGAATGCATTGATGTGTGTATATAATGATCCTTCCATGTGCCTGGTTATTGATGAGCTGGATTCAGGTATCTATGAATACCTGTTGGGAGAACTGATTTCTGTCTTTGATAAAAGCGCAAAAGGACAGCTTATCTTCACCTCCCATAATCTTCGCGCTTTAGAGATGCTTCACAAATCCAGCGTCATCTTTTCCACCACGAATCCGAAGAAACGTTACATGCGTATGCAAAATACAAAGACAAATAAAAATCTGCGTGACAGCTATTTGCGGTGTATTACGTTAGGCGGTCAGAAAGAAGAGGTGTACGCGGAAACGGACACCGTGGAAATTGGCCGCGCCTTCCGGCGTGTCGGAAAGGTGGTCCGGGATGGACGGGAAGACTAA
- a CDS encoding DUF3783 domain-containing protein yields the protein MKETVLVFNVNDSSTKLNIELALFPFHVRLKKVLLADYNKTLGSLVGISDSADPGQSYTGDELESSMMIFAGIPDNKLNLLLKSLRDKKVQLPYKAILTPTNSNWTPLECFEELVREHKAMNPEK from the coding sequence ATGAAAGAAACTGTATTAGTATTTAATGTAAATGATTCGTCAACAAAACTGAATATAGAACTTGCACTTTTCCCCTTCCATGTCCGATTGAAAAAGGTACTGCTGGCGGATTATAATAAAACTCTTGGGAGCCTTGTAGGCATCTCGGATTCCGCAGACCCTGGGCAGTCCTACACCGGAGATGAACTGGAATCCTCCATGATGATTTTTGCCGGCATACCGGATAATAAATTAAATCTCCTGTTAAAAAGCCTGCGTGATAAAAAAGTACAGCTTCCATATAAAGCAATTCTTACCCCAACCAACAGCAACTGGACGCCTTTGGAATGCTTCGAAGAACTGGTTCGGGAACATAAGGCCATGAATCCCGAAAAGTGA
- a CDS encoding AraC family transcriptional regulator — protein MPIYFRPSMQDLPLTIDSIGNNWFQESVSRPKGFPLYHWLQTESGQGTVKLAGQNIILRDGEGILISPLTPHQYQKTGDIWLTSFLTFGGTLSNDIQKICGESPYLFVGAGEGRYFQKWIEQTLHSYLENSLDDLSLSVDCYEFLMHFSNIYMNHSLVKHPLYQQYVCPAIARIKTDYAEILDVDRLAFAVHVTPQYLTRLFRRFTGYSVQNYITRFRISKAKELLLGKPYLKVQSISHMCGYNDVSYFISVFKQHTGTTPKQFRKTYGITGS, from the coding sequence ATGCCAATCTATTTCAGGCCTTCTATGCAGGATCTGCCGCTGACCATCGACAGCATCGGAAATAACTGGTTCCAGGAATCTGTTTCCCGTCCCAAAGGTTTTCCTCTTTACCACTGGCTTCAGACAGAAAGCGGTCAGGGGACGGTAAAGCTTGCGGGACAGAATATCATCTTAAGGGACGGAGAAGGTATCCTTATCTCCCCTCTCACGCCACACCAGTACCAGAAAACCGGGGATATATGGCTGACCTCCTTCCTTACCTTTGGCGGAACACTGTCCAATGACATTCAAAAAATATGCGGGGAATCTCCCTATCTCTTTGTTGGTGCCGGGGAAGGAAGGTATTTCCAAAAATGGATTGAGCAGACACTCCATTCTTACCTGGAGAACAGCCTGGATGATTTGAGCCTTTCTGTAGACTGCTATGAATTTCTAATGCACTTTTCCAATATTTATATGAATCACTCGCTTGTAAAGCATCCGCTGTACCAGCAATATGTGTGCCCGGCAATTGCAAGAATCAAAACTGATTATGCTGAAATTCTTGACGTTGACAGACTTGCCTTTGCCGTCCATGTCACCCCCCAGTATCTCACACGGCTGTTTCGCCGCTTTACCGGCTATTCCGTGCAGAATTATATTACCAGATTTCGAATTAGCAAAGCGAAAGAACTGCTGCTTGGGAAACCTTATTTAAAAGTCCAAAGCATCAGCCATATGTGCGGATACAACGATGTAAGCTACTTTATCTCTGTATTCAAACAGCATACAGGCACAACCCCGAAACAATTCCGGAAAACTTATGGAATTACCGGCTCTTAA